The genomic stretch TTTCCCTTTTTCAATTCGAATTATTTGGAACGCAAAATCCGATCACCAAATCTTCATCGAGCCATCTACATGAATTCTAAACCGAACTTGGTGCCCATTTCCATTTCTTGCCGAATCTTCGCAGACAACCATCCACTTCTTGTGCTCTGCTTTAATCCTCTCGGGATAGAGTAGGTCTCACCACTAAACACGCTAAATACACGCCCGGTGTCCTTTCAACACCACTTAGTCAGGTCCATTCATCTCAAATCCTCCAAGATAGGCTTCTGGGAGGTGATTAATGTAGCAACACTACTGAAAGATTTCCTACTAAGGGCATCAGCTACCACATTTGCCTTTCCGTGATGATAGGCTGATGGTCAAATCATAGTCTTTTCAATAACTCCAACCATCTCCTCTGCTCTCATATTCAGCTCCTTCGTCGTGAAAATGTATTTAAGGCTCTTGTGATCTGTAAAACACCCTCACAAGTCTCCCCCATATAAGTAATGTCTTCATATCTTCGTGGCGAAAATCACTCGCAGGCTAACTCCGGATCATGAGTGGGATAGTTCACCTCAAAATGGTTTCAACCTGCTAGAAGCATAAGCCACCACATGACCATTCCCGCATCAATACACACCCAAGACCAGTTTTACAAGCATCGATATAAATGGTAAACCCTTCACTAGGAGATGGAAGTGTGAGAATAGGTGCAGACACCAACCCGTGTTTCAACTCTTGGAAACTTTGTTCATGTCAATCGATCCACACCGAAAACTTGCTCCTTTTCTGGTGAGTTTGGTCGATAGTGCCGCCAACACCAAAAACCCTTCCACAAACCATATATAATAACTGCTAGCCCCAGGAAACTGCCAGATCTCCGCCACATTAGTAGGTCTCTTCCACTCAACAACGAGCTTTCTATCTTCTTGGGATCAGAAATCCCATCCTTAGTTATCACATGACCAAGGAAAGCTACCCTCGTCGAACCGGAActcacacttagagaatttcGCAAATGCGTTTCTTCTCTCTCAAGATGCCTAGCACAATCCTTAAGTGTTCTTCATGCTCTTCCCGACTCTTCGAATATAccagaatatcatcaataaaaaccaCTATGAACCTATCAAAGAAAGGTTTAAATGTTTTATTCATCAGATCCATAAAAACAGCCGGGGCATTCGTCAACCCGAAAGACATTACAAGAAACTCATAATGCCCATAACGAGTGCGAAATGCAGACTTCGACACATCCCCTGCCTTGATCTTCAGCTGGTGATATCCTGACCTGAgatcaatttttgaaaacacCTGAGAACCCTGCAATTGATCAAAAAGGTCATCTATCCGAGGCAATGGATATCGATTCTTTACTATCACCTTGTTCAACTCTCGGTAGTCGATGCATAATCGCATActgccatccttcttcttcacgaACAAAACTGGAGTACCCCACGGAGAAACACTGGGGCGAATAAAACCCTTCTCAAGTAGTTCCTCAAGTTGCTTCTTTAACTCCTTAAGTTCTGCAAGTGTCATCCTGTAAGGAGCCTTAGATATGTGGCTCGCTCCCGGAATCAAATCAATACCAAAATCCACTTCTCTGTCTGGTGGCAAGCCAGGAAGATCCTCGGGAAAACATCGAAAAAACCTCTCGACCACACTCGAATATCCTCTAACACTGCCCTTCGATTCAAACTTCCACAAATGTTGCAAGAAACCCTCGAGCACCCACCCAAGAGTATTTCGAGCTTGTAAAGCGGAAAATCACACGAGGCGTGACACGCACTCATTTCCTTGAAAGGTGAACTCGACTCACCGAGGATTTTAAACACTACCCCTTTTTGCATAACAATCAACTACGAGATGAAATCTAGACGGAAAAATCCATTCCCCAAAAATGATATCATAGTCGATCATACCCATAACATGAAGACGAGCTAGCAACTCATGACCGGCAACAATAATGGGACAGTTCTCACATGCTCTACTAAGAACAATATCAACTCCCACTAGGGTGGCAACACACAAATCATACTCAAAAGTAGTAACATGCAAAATATGCTTCCGAATAAAAGCAGACGAGATAAACGAATGTGTAGCTCCAGAATCAAATAAGACACAGGCATATGTTGAATAAACTGATAATATACCTGACACCACTGCATTTGAGGCATGAGTATCCTCCTGAGTTAACGCATAAACACGTCCTTGTGTCTTTGGCCTTCCTGCCTTTTGCTGAGTTGAGGATGACGGTTGCTCACTGACTACCTCCTTTCCTGAACGTTGACCCACAGAACCCTGAGATTTATGTGCTGGTACATATCTAGAATTTTGAACTGTAGAGGATCTTTGTGCTCCAGAAGACTGCATCTGTGGACACTCAGCAATATGGTGCTCCAGACTGCCACACCTGTAACATGCCCCTGTAACCCGCCTGCAATCCTTAGAGTCATGCACACCACCACAAGTAGAGCATTTCTTCTGGCCAGAACGAGAAGAAGCATGTGGCAATCCTCGGGATCTCTGAGCTGGCGGCTCACCCACTGTTTGAGACTTATTCTGACCCACATCAGACTTGGATCTTCCTCCATTCCCCAAGATACGATCTCCCTTGTTGTCAAAACTTCTATCTCTTCTTCCTGAAATCTTCCGCTTTGATCCCCGGTGTCACCCCCAAACAGTGTCCAATGACTTAGCCGCCCCTACCACCTCCGCATGAGACAGGTGTCGTGTAAAGCGGCTAAACCCCTCTCGAATATGTGCTCGCAAGCCTCCCTCAAAAGCGTCGAGCCCCGCTTTGATCATCATCAACCAACTTCGGAGCATACCCTAGAAAGCCCCGTCGAATTCCATCTCATACTCATCAATAGTCATACTTCCCTGAGTCAAGTTAATGAACTTTCTCTCAAACTGCACCATCTTGTCTCTGGTGAAGTATTTACAGAAAAGGGCTTTCCTCAGCTGCTCCCAAGATTCAAACTCCTTTCCCTGACGAATGCGAAGTTCTCCTCTGTACTCGCTGGGTTTGGTCGGTCCCTCGAGCATGTACACTCCGAACCtaagcttttcttcttcattacacTTCATCACAGCAAAAgctttctccatttcttctaccCAAACCTCCACATCATCAGGATTGGTAGTGCCCTCAAACAGTAACGGACCAGATCTTTTGAATTCCATAATAGTCTTCTTCTTAAGCTTTTGGGAAGTAGGCGGAGTAGGAGGAGGCGGCGGTGGTGGGGGTGGTGCTGCTTGTTGCTGTCTCTGGTCACGCACCATCCCCTACCACCCTCTGAACCAACTCCATCATAGCTTCATCTCTATCCACCCTTCCGCCCCTCCTTCGATGTGGGCATCCGCAGGTCGATGCCCGCCCAAACAACTCTCCAACACTCCCACCGGCACTCTACGGGTGTCATTCTCGCAGGCAAACTCAATCAAAATTAGACAAAACTCTAAAAGTTTAACTAGCTCTTGAGAATGTAAAGCTAACACATAAGTCATCCTAGCAGTCTAAATTAGAAGGTCTATAAGGAATACTAGGATCAAGATTAACTGAGAACGCCTCGATACTACTAACTTTGATCACGCCCGAACCCTGCTCCCCTGTGCCCAAAGTACCGACAAAATGGCCACACACTCAACCAAGCCGAGGCCCGTAAGAGCTGTAGCCCTCAAAACCCGTttctcaacaaatcacaaaaagtTTAATAGAGAGCAAAGGCTAGAAACAAGAATCGGAGTTCAacactaaaaagaaataactcAAGTTGTCTTGCGACAACAagtacaaatttaatcaaataaaaactacgCCCACAAcaacgggacttattacatgctaagaagATTGACTCGTGTCCCAacgatccccgctaagctatccatCACCCGACCTCTACTCCCGATccgaaagaaaaataacaacaaaatttatgagcttgatgCTCCCAagaagcacccactaaaaatatagggatcacttatcaaaaatcataatttaataatttgcaaaaaccaaccataagtttaatctcacataacatagatgtcaaaaattaagcatataggtccccaaACAACTATCGCCCAAAACAAATcaccaaattatatatttaccctcagtgacccgagacaaaacaaaagtcatatttttttacccCAGCCCTGAGCCAAAATTaacaaaggccgatattctCGCACTGCGTGCAAgcagtgggaaactatagtttctagaacaaaaataCGTGTCCATACGGTCATGGTTTTAACCCCCAATGATAgagttattgcaaagttagttggggactaatttctatatcaaagtaccttgttcacaaaaacgatgaactaacaaaaattcaaaaacaagctAAAGTACAAGAGTTTACATGAACATGATCCCATGtcatattaaaataaaccaattaatagAATCCATacattaacaaataataaaaaaataataatatttgctaaataaaaattaaataaaatacccaaaaatcaagagaatagaaaaatcaatttaaataaagttaacaataatcttttaaatataGTATCTGAAATTCACAAGCTATACTGGTctgaataaaacaaatgaaatacaactttgaaattcaaaaagttaactataattttaaacaaaggaataataataatacaggaATGATATGATCCCTGATTGCAAACgtagtatatataataattaaaaaaatttaaggaaactaacatttaaataattttcgaTCTCTTAGTTTAAACATatctttaattcaaaaatttaaataatcataaatcaaatacGTGAAATTTCAGATGGCAAATAATCGATTTAAAATGAATTAACCGAAAAATTCAAATACTTGAAATATTCGGGATTTGAGTGCACATCTAGACATTTCGTGATTCTACGtgatatcattaatttgaagttttaaatatattaaaaataattccgaaaatactgttaattaaataaatataatttgaataatgaaCTCGAAAACCTatttatcacaaaaataaataaataaaatacttattttcacaaatttagctAGTGTCATAGAACGATATACATagcataatttatatgtgggatacttactcGATATTCAGCTAAATCCACAAAAATCCAAGTTGACTCCCACTTAACTCTCCACAAAAAGAACCTATAGACATAAAAATCAGCTCAATAACCCTAACTTTACAAATTAACTAGGAGTCTTGGATTCCAAGTATAACACTTAATCTTATAAAGGAtcgaaaaataaatatcactctGATACTATAAGACCTCAATCAAAACACCGCACATCCTAACCCAAACGATAGACAATGcatcaagaagaaaattaaactgCTAAAGCATTACTAATTAACCTTTAaaggataatatatattcacacaACGGCATCCATAAATAAACTCGGATAAAACATGGAGAAGTAAAAGCTTGCCCTCGAATTCATCGAACCACTCAGCGTAACTATAAAGAACGTATTTAATAGAGAAACttaaaagaacatgaagaacccATAAGCAGAGAACATCTAACATACaacaccaaacaaacacccAACACTCGCCAAACAAGACCACCACAAGATACGTAGAAACTCGATGATCGCCTAACCTTGTATTTTGGAAGTCGCTTAGATCCCTCGCTTTGACAATCGGGACTAGGAGAACCTCTCGATTCTGCCACCACAATGCTAAAGAGACGATAGGGAGAAGACTGTGAAGTTGTCCCTTTTATTGAGATTTATCGCATCGGGTGGGAGGTTGCCTAAAATATGGGTAGAAGGTTATGAAAGGATaagataaaacttttaaaaagaaactaattaaattaaataaaacaaaacaaaacaaaaagataattttaaaaagagtgGGGTCCACAGCTTAAGAATAGATATAATGTTCCTACTCTCTCATCCTTGACCACTACTAATGCTCCTTCGTTAATCATCTATCAATTCCTCTCAGATGAGACCTCAAAACCATCACCACTAGCTCGctaacaaatattaaatattcttCAAATCTAGTAGGCATTACCTCTTGTAAAAACAACATTCTACTATTGTAAAACTTCAACTAAATTGCCCTTTTTTCGACAATCTTGTATTCCTATCAATTACAAactttcacatgcccaaattCACCTTGGGCATAATTATTGAATCACTCACTATGAGCAATGTAATAGAATGAAGcgcaaaaatacataaaaatacaaatatgaccttaatttttatatatgtagaCAAGCCAAATCATCATACTCCCTCATTTGGATTCATCACATTcgcaaatttatttttacttttgtttggaAAGTCCATGTTCATATGATCCTTTACTAGCATTTTCAgcacattattttatttttgaactttCCCTTAGACTTTGATCTTCCTATTTGCTTTGGCCCTCTACTTAAACTTCTACTCCTTTCCTTGCTCCTACAATTACCAATTGGCAAAGTAGCACTTGTAGAAGACATGCTCTCACCCATCCTCTTTTTTCTTAACTCATCATGCATGACAATACTCACAACAACATCAAATGTAAGAGTAGTATTGGAAGCATTTTGTTAATAACTACAAGTTTACTCATATCCATATCCAGTAAAGAACATATAAACATAAAAGCCTTAATATCATTAGTAAAGACACATTCTAAGGATTTAAGTTGTATCGAAAGTTcattaaattcatttaaatGATTAACCATGGAACTATCATCaatcattaaattaaacaatttctTTATCAAGAAAAGTCTATTTGAAGTagattgttttatatataattcaattcaaCATAGACATCATACATGATGTGGCCTTTTCCTTAGAGACATTGAACACAACCTACTTTGTTAAGCACAATCAAATATATGCCAAAAAGCATTCTTGTTCAACAATTTTCGctcatttgttatttattctGGCTTTACTCATAATAGTGGTTAACGaagttatttttaatacaaGTAATCCCTCTATCTCGCATCTTTCACTATTGGAAATTTATCCCATCGATAATCTTTCCTTTCATATCTTCCCCCATATCTCCTACTCGTGAGTTAACAACAATCTAAGTAATACTCGACCAAATCTAGCTTTGATACtaattgttatgaaaaataACCCTCAACCAACAAGCGTAATATGATAGGTaagcaaaaacataaaaagacaaTAAATAGGCATATTTTAATGAGGTTCTAGATATTCGTATTCCTAAAGAAACACAATAGAAAGCTTccactatattaaaaaaagattacaACCCTTTTTTTCCTCAATGCCATAAGTGGATCACAATTAGAGATGGGCACGGGGCCGGGCAGGGACAAGGAGTgtctccccactcactcccccatCTTGCGGGGGATTCCCAGCCCCGCCTGCGCTGAAAATTGGGAGGAGAAAGTCCCCACTCCCCCGCCACATGGGGATCCCCGCTCCCGACCTCCCACCATAAATCTAATAATCAAGGCATAACCATAAACTTAATAGATACCAATTGAGACCAATTTTATCaataacaaacatgatattatattatatatttttaatttattttattttaaccctatattatatatatatatatatatatatactgggACTGGGACTCACTGCTGTGGAGATCACTCCCCGGCCTCTCCCCGCTATAGTGACCAGGGAAATTTATTCCCCTTTCCCCGTTCGCGCGGGGGAGGGAACCAGGGATTCCCCGCCTCATGTCCATCCCTAATCACAATAAACCCAACATTAAAACGCTTCTCCCAAGAAAATACAATGATCTCAcctacacacacaaaaaaatcaagaaaaacaagataaaaagaaacatgaattTAAATTGGCTTCAAATCTATTATGGGTCTATTTAACCCATTTAAAACAAGCTCGAGTCAAATGCGATATCCATCCTGTACTAAATTTTTCAGTAGGGCACTCAACTATGCTTTATTTTCAAATTGGTCATCAAACTTTAAAACGCATCAAAATGGTCACCcaagtaatttttcttttcacaggACATCCACTCTATGCTTTCCGGCAACAAATGTCTTACGTGGCGGCCGGAATTCCTAACTCAGCTCTTAATGGCCATGTCAACAAGCCTCCTTGGCATGGACATATCACCTAAAGATGCCATGTCAGCAAGAAGTTTCCAAATCATCTCTTCTTCATCCTTCGATTCAGAGCAACATGAAGAATTAGGGTAGGGAAAAACTCAGCAAAGCTTTAATTGGTTAGTTTGCAAAGCAAGAAGCTTCTTTCTATATTAGATAGTGTTGAATGGAAATGTCAGCAATTGGAGCTTTCATTAAGATTTAAAACTTCAATACATCTCCATTTGAAAATGTTAGCAATGCCTAAAAGTGGACCAGCTTCAACTGACCATGGAGCATGGGTCACAGATCTTTGTAGACTAAGAACCTTTTGTTGTATATGTAGATGCTCTGATTGCCATTCCTTTCAAGTTAGTTGGAATTTACTTTCAGTTGTTCTATTGTAAtgttatttttcctcttttcagtgagtgttttgtttgttgaatCACTAGTAGCTTTGTTGTATTTCCTTGTGGTAGGCGTATCACTCGGGCTTGATAAAGAGTTTAGATTGGGTCAACATTTGTAAATGAACAGTGCATGGATGAATTCCGGGATTGGTTATTGAACTCTCATGACAAAAATCTTGTCTCATGAATGATGCCGATCTCGATATAACCAAGCAAATAAATccacacaaaaacaaagaaatgtcTCAAGATAAATATGATTGTTTTTCCTCTCATATGTTCTAAAGGgagaattaaacaataaaatatacacTCATTCATGAGAAAAGCATCAAAATAACTCCACTAAATTAAAGGAACAAACTATGGTTGATTTCTCACAACAATAGAAGCTAGTCCGGGTGGTGAAGAAGGGGAAAGATGAAGCCCTATGGAGAAGATGAACTTCTTTCTACTATCTGTTCAGTGGAGTGAAGAAGAGGAAAGTTAATGATGACGTGTGTCGTTTATTGGGGTGATGTGTCCATGCCATGGCTTGCTGACATGGCCATTTAAAGCTGAGTCAGGATTTTATGCCGCCATATAAGACATTAGTTTCCGAAAAGTATCGGGTGACTACCCCGTGAAAAACAACTTAGATGATCATTTTGATGCTTTTTAAGTTAGATGACCAATTTGAAAAATAGAGCAAAGTTGAGTGTCCTACCAAAATTTACCCACTTCTTTTGAGTACTTTGTTCCTCATCGTGTTTTTATTCTTACGCCTTTGATCCCGCGATAACTTCTAGGATCCAACTATCATCCTCCTTGATAACGACTCAGATTGCTAGTGACTTTTCTCCGCATCACTGGTCAAATGGGTCTTCACAATTTTGAGTAACAAATGGTGAATACATATATtgcatacaaatatatatatatatatatatatatatatatgtgtgtgtgtgttcgaATAAGAGAGTAGCAACATTGAGAAGTAAAGAGAGGAAGTAGCATGAGTACTTAGAAGAACAACTACTTGTAATGCACatatcaacaacaacattagAGAAGCAAATAAAGGAAGTAGCATGAGTAGTAGGAAGAATAAAATAGGATGCTTGAATTAATGGGTTCCAGCATAAATCTgatataataatacattaatttaaacaatagaacatgaatttgtttaaaaagtTACACTCACACTACTGGGCTTTGGAGGCAATTAGATAGAGGGGTTTTAAAAATCACCCTATAATAAAATAGGAGATGTGTTTTTAGAGCCGGTTTAGTTAAACCCCTCacattaataaaaacaacactcgctctctcctctctctctctctctctcgtagCCCTAATTCCCcatcgctctctctctcttgtgtgCCCTAATTCCCCATCGTAGAAAACCGGCTTTCTCTCTCACTCAAACTCCCGACAACGGAGAAACCCGACTTTCTCTCTCACCCAAACTCCCGATAAACAACGCTCCTGTCGGCTGCTCTCCGCCACGCTTCCTGCCGCCACACCCTAATTCCCAACGGTGGTCTCTCTCAAGAGAGCGAGCCTCACGCAGCTTCGCAGCCCATCTGTGCCCATCACCCACTCTCTCCACTTGTTGCTCCTCGAGGAGGTTTCTTCTCTCTTCCTTCCTTCTTGTTACTCTTTTCTCAATTCAACATCCATTGATTGTCTTGGGTTATCCTTTGATGCAGGTTCTCGTTCCTTGGTTTTTCCCTGATCGGCTTCTTTCCTCCCGACTCGAGTAGGTTCCTCCGATTATTAATTTTGGATCGgccggtggtggtggtggtggtggtgaggttGTTCGTGGCCGGAGATATGTTTCTATGAAGGCATATGGTTCTTTGGAGTCCGGATATGGGGTTGATGATGCATTTGTGCGGTGCTCAAGTGGGTTTTTACtcaatttttgttcttttatgtgaaaatGGTAGTGAT from Dioscorea cayenensis subsp. rotundata cultivar TDr96_F1 unplaced genomic scaffold, TDr96_F1_v2_PseudoChromosome.rev07_lg8_w22 25.fasta BLBR01001209.1, whole genome shotgun sequence encodes the following:
- the LOC120255830 gene encoding uncharacterized protein LOC120255830; amino-acid sequence: MVRDQRQQQAAPPPPPPPPPTPPTSQKLKKKTIMEFKRSGPLLFEGTTNPDDVEVWVEEMEKAFAVMKCNEEEKLRFGVYMLEGPTKPSEYRGELRIRQGKEFESWEQLRKALFCKYFTRDKMVQFERKFINLTQGRRRDRSFDNKGDRILGNGGRSKSDVGQNKSQTVGEPPAQRSRGLPHASSRSGQKKCSTCGGVHDSKDCRRVTGACYRCGSLEHHIAECPQMQSSGAQRSSTVQNSRYVPAHKSQGSVGQRSGKEVVSEQPSSSTQQKAGRPKTQGRVYALTQEDTHASNAVVSGILSVYSTYACVLFDSGATHSFISSAFIRKHILHVTTFEYDLCVATLVGVDIVLSRACENCPIIVAGHELLARLHVMGMIDYDIIFGEWIFPSRFHLVVDCYAKRGSV